The Pseudoliparis swirei isolate HS2019 ecotype Mariana Trench chromosome 1, NWPU_hadal_v1, whole genome shotgun sequence genome has a window encoding:
- the LOC130192620 gene encoding histone-lysine N-methyltransferase SETDB1-B-like — protein MEVDEMETSIPELQMFNMRVENETKRDEEREDEDYMSDFPCTSVHSTNVTPIKETQLKDGSDLLNVKKAVVVLTRLPEYKISALRPPTPQQFYSEDDSLSSSDSDMQLEPEDDSCDSDFSLSQNKRKSLKRIAPSHTGRMVINHNNLNGGPPVIISSAFAHCSNETTKSRPNLPEEEVTVNTVVLGRKRSMRWQRGKILDIITKEDGRVKYKVSFDEKGKSLVSGHHIAFDTTPQLEQLFVGARVVVRCQDNKLQFRPGILAELPSRKNRLRFLVFLDGHMPVYVGLPLFHLVCRPLEVALDDIPESPHKSFMTQYLKDWPFPHLTQYRAGQSLNAELHGAQQRCQVQMLDCSLMQVVFKDTQHKEWIHRGSMRLEHMARFLEMKGAEERENDSD, from the exons ATGGAAGTTGACGAGATGGAGACAAGCATACCGGAGCTCCAGATGTTCAACATGAGGGTAGAAAACGAGACaaagagagatgaagaaagagaggatgaaG ATTATATGTCAGATTTCCCATGCACGTCTGTTCACTCCACAAATGTAACTCCCATCAAGGAGACGCAATTGAAGGACGGTTCAGACTTGCTCAATGTAAAAAAAGCAGTGGTGGTCTTGACCCGGCTCCCTGAATATAAGATCAGCGCTCTGCGACCACCGACGCCTCAGCAGTTCTACAGCGAAGACGACTCCCTCAGCAGCTCTGATTCCGATATGCAGTTGGAACCAGAAGATGATTCTTGTGATTCTGATTTTTCGCtttcacaaaacaaaaggaaatctTTAAAACGCATTGCTCCATCACACACGGGCAGGATGGTCATCAACCACAACAACCTCAATG GAGGGCCCCCTGTAATAATATCATCGGCTTTTGCCCATTGCTCCAATGAAACCACAAAGAGCCGGCCCAACTTGCCAGAAGAAGAGGTCACAGTGAACACTGTGGTCCTGGGCAGGAAGAGATCCATGAGATGGCAACGTGGGAAAATATTAGATATAATAACAAAGG AAGATGGACGGGTGAAGTACAAAGTTAGTTTTGACGAAAAGGGGAAGAGCCTCGTGTCCGGCCACCACATCGCCTTCGACACCACACCGCAGCTGGAGCAGCTGTTTGTCGGCGCCCGCGTGGTGGTCCGCTGTCAGGACAACAAGCTCCAGTTCCGGCCGGGTATTTTGGCGGAGCTCCCCAGCAGAAAGAACCGCTTACG GTTCTTGGTCTTTTTGGATGGTCACATGCCAGTCTATGTGGGCTTACCTTTATTTCACCTGGTGTGCAGACCAC TGGAAGTTGCTCTGGATGACATTCCAGAAAGTCCTCACAAGTCCTTCATGACGCAATATCTGAAGGACTGGCCGTTCCCCCATTTAACCCAGTACCGGGCTGGACAGAGCCTCAACGCCGAACTACATGGAGCCCAGCAGAGGTGCCAGGTGCAAATGCTCGACTGCAGCTTGATGCAGGTTGTTTTTAAG GATACTCAACATAAGGAGTGGATCCATCGAGGCTCCATGAGGCTGGAACACATGGCAAGATTTTTGGAAATGAAAGGAGCGGAAGAGCGCGAGAATGATTCGGACTGA
- the cers2a gene encoding ceramide synthase 2a yields MLSRLGEKIWADWIWFPEGHGWADLTDHDGQVFPKTQDLWVTLPIALFFLVCRQIFERFVATPLASLLGVCDKQRVRAPPNPTLESFFCSTSKNPTQSSIESLSKQTGCSVRQVQRWFRRRRNQDRPSKLKKFREACWRFTFYLIAFFAGLAVLVDKPWLYDMKQMWDGFPKMPLLPSQYWYYMIELGFYVSLLFSVASDVKRKDFKEQIIHHVATISLISFSWLVNYIRAGTLIMLVHDSSDYLMESAKMFNYAGWRKSCNFIFIIFAAVFIFTRLVILPFWIIYTTWVYPLTLYPPFLGFYFFNGLMLVLQALHIFWAVLIVRMVIKFLPGNDIVEDERSDREETESEDEDVGREQRGKFQNGHVQNGHTLLNNNHSKVD; encoded by the exons ATGTTGTCTCGGCTTGGTGAGAAGATATGGGCGGACTGGATCTGGTTTCCTGAAGGTCACGGCTGGGCGGACCTGACGGACCATGATGGCCAAGTCTTTCCTAAAACACAGGACCTGTGGGTTACTCTACCCATCGCACTGTTCTTCCTCGTATGCAGGCAGATATTCGAGAG GTTTGTGGCGACTCCTCTCGCTTCCCTGTTGGGAGTGTGTGACAAGCAGCGTGTCCGCGCTCCCCCAAATCCCACCCTGGAGTCCTTTTTCTGCAGCACATCAAAAAATCCCACACAG agctccatagagagtTTAAGTAAACAGACGGGCTGTTCAGTGCGACAGGTCCAGAGGTGGTTCAGGCGGCGGAGAAACCAGGACAGACCCAGCAAGCTCAAAAAGTTTCGGGAAGCATG TTGGAGATTTACGTTTTACCTTATTGCTTTCTTTGCTGGCCTGGCAGTCCTTGTTGAC AAACCATGGTTGTACGATATGAAGCAGATGTGGGATGGCTTCCCGAAAATG CCACTGTTGCCTTCACAGTACTGGTACTACATGATCGAACTCGGCTTCTATGTCTCGCTGCTTTTCAGCGTAGCATCGGATGTTAAACGTAAG GATTTCAAAGAGCAGATAATTCACCATGTGGCAACCATTTCGCTTATTAGTTTCTCCTGGTTGGTCAACTACATCCGGGCAGGGACTTTGATCATGTTGGTGCATGATTCCTCCGACTATTTAATGGAG TCAGCCAAAATGTTCAACTATGCAGGTTGGAGGAAAAGCTgcaacttcatcttcatcatatttgCTGCAGTTTTCATTTTCACCCGCCTCGTAATCCTCCCCTTCTG GATCATATATACGACGTGGGTGTACCCCCTGACCCTCTATCCCCCCTTCCTCGGCTTCTACTTCTTCAACGGGCTAATGCTCGTGCTGCAGGCTCTGCACATCTTCTGGGCCGTGCTCATCGTGCGCATGGTCATCAAGTTCCTGCCAGGCAAC GACATCGTCGAGGACGAACGGAGCGATAGAGAGGAGACCGAGTCGGAAGACGAAGACGTTGGTCGCGAGCAGAGGGGAAAGTTTCAGAACGGCCACGTGCAGAACGGCCACACTCTCCTGAACAACAACCACAGTAAGGTGGACTGA